Proteins co-encoded in one Pseudomonas fluorescens genomic window:
- the flgJ gene encoding flagellar assembly peptidoglycan hydrolase FlgJ yields the protein MDMRKSGLVSSSDSGSYSDLNRLNQLKVGDKNSDGNMRKVAQEFESLFLGEMLKSMRSATEALGQDNPLNTPAAKQYQEMYDQQLAVSLSREGGGIGLADVLMKQMSKNKPMAPGEAAAASAAKQQEALAKAAAVPTPVAAGTVATSGPLSRLNGERPLWASRSVHAPNTQLAHRNDMEMINQRRLALPPKLADRLLAGLVPSATPTAAAQLPQRAATAAATGSGPLYNGDWLDRAEADKASGGQMQIYGRAMAQIPLAPAKRAFSNADEFVNTMLPMAKEAAARIGVDPRYLVAQAALETGWGKSVMRAQDGSSSHNLFGIKASGNWKGDSARAITSEFRNGQMVKETAEFRSYASYKDSFHDLVTLLQSNNRYQDVLKSADNPEQFVRELQKAGYATDPNYATKISQIARQMTVNQSYAAAGVSTTPL from the coding sequence ATGGATATGCGCAAAAGCGGTCTGGTCAGCAGCAGCGATTCGGGTTCGTACTCCGACCTCAATCGTCTGAATCAGCTCAAGGTTGGCGACAAGAACAGCGACGGGAACATGCGCAAGGTGGCGCAGGAATTCGAATCGCTGTTTCTCGGTGAGATGCTCAAGTCGATGCGTTCGGCCACTGAAGCGCTGGGCCAGGACAATCCGCTCAACACCCCGGCAGCCAAGCAGTATCAGGAAATGTACGACCAGCAACTGGCTGTTTCCCTGTCCCGCGAGGGCGGTGGTATCGGCCTGGCCGACGTGCTGATGAAGCAGATGTCGAAGAACAAACCGATGGCGCCGGGTGAGGCCGCTGCCGCGTCCGCCGCCAAGCAGCAAGAGGCCCTTGCCAAGGCTGCTGCGGTGCCCACGCCGGTGGCCGCCGGCACCGTGGCCACCAGCGGTCCGCTGTCGCGCCTCAATGGCGAGCGTCCGTTGTGGGCTTCGCGTTCGGTGCATGCGCCGAATACCCAGCTGGCCCATCGCAACGACATGGAAATGATCAACCAGCGTCGTCTGGCCCTGCCACCGAAACTGGCTGATCGCTTGCTCGCCGGCCTGGTGCCTTCGGCCACGCCGACGGCGGCCGCTCAATTGCCGCAGCGTGCCGCGACGGCCGCTGCCACCGGTTCCGGCCCGCTGTACAACGGCGACTGGCTGGACCGTGCCGAGGCAGACAAAGCCTCTGGCGGACAGATGCAGATCTATGGTCGCGCCATGGCGCAGATTCCGCTGGCACCGGCCAAGCGCGCCTTCAGCAACGCCGACGAATTCGTCAACACCATGCTGCCGATGGCCAAGGAAGCTGCAGCGCGCATTGGCGTCGATCCGCGTTATCTGGTGGCTCAGGCTGCACTGGAAACCGGTTGGGGCAAGTCGGTCATGCGCGCTCAGGACGGCAGCAGCAGTCACAACCTGTTCGGGATCAAGGCCAGTGGCAACTGGAAGGGCGATTCGGCCCGGGCGATCACCAGCGAATTCCGCAACGGGCAGATGGTCAAGGAGACGGCCGAATTCCGTTCCTACGCCTCCTACAAGGACAGCTTCCACGATCTGGTGACTTTGCTGCAGAGCAATAATCGCTATCAAGATGTGCTGAAGTCGGCCGATAACCCAGAACAGTTTGTACGCGAATTGCAAAAGGCCGGTTACGCGACCGACCCGAACTACGCGACGAAGATTTCGCAGATTGCCAGGCAGATGACGGTCAATCAGAGCTACGCTGCGGCCGGCGTTTCAACAACGCCTTTATAA
- the flgK gene encoding flagellar hook-associated protein FlgK, with product MSLLNIGMSGLAASSSSLAVTGNNIANVDTAGYSRQQTVQSTKSSIQSGNVFIGTGTTLADVRRVYNSYLETQLHTATSLNSEAAAYGAQATALDASLSDTNTGLTGVLQKFFTSMQGVATSATDDTSRQSVLTGAQALTSRFNALAKQLNDQNTTINGNLADMAAQVNKLATSIANLNQKIGEVSTSGGQPNDLLDSRNEAVRQLSELTGAQVVERGTSFDVYVGSGQPLVVGNTTNTLSTVPSKDDPSRMAIQMDRGSSTIDITSVMNGGEIGGLLTYRNEVLNPSLNELGRVALVIADQMNRQQAQGIDKNGDFGAPIFNDINSAALISQRSIASAGNSAGSGNLNVTIKDTGKLTTSDYQVTFTSATDYSVKRSDGTDMGSFSTTTTPPPVIDGFTLALNGGALSAGDTFKVTPTRNAGSTIQTVLTDPKKIAAAAPLTGVASANNSGTYTQPTLVDTLDITNPASQAELQNALKYSTPVKLVMGAVTSGSQSYNMVDAKGFTIGTGTIVPGQANTLNLKIGMVDSTGAPVMDTSVTPNVQKTFTVQTTVGATPKPGETFTINLTGAASSDNRNAQALVGLQTKQTVDTGTASKGISLTDAYNKLVTNVGTKAAQSKSDSAATTVILDQAQGARDSLSQVNLDEETGNLVKYQQYYTASSQIIKAAQETFATLINSL from the coding sequence ATGAGTTTGCTCAATATCGGGATGTCGGGGTTGGCCGCGAGTTCGTCCTCTCTGGCTGTGACAGGTAACAACATTGCCAACGTCGACACCGCCGGTTATTCACGCCAGCAAACCGTGCAGAGCACCAAGTCCTCGATCCAGAGTGGCAACGTGTTCATCGGTACGGGCACCACCCTGGCGGACGTGCGCCGGGTGTACAACTCTTACCTCGAAACTCAACTGCACACCGCCACTTCGCTCAACAGCGAAGCGGCCGCCTACGGTGCTCAAGCGACCGCGCTGGACGCCTCGCTGTCCGATACCAACACTGGCCTGACCGGTGTGCTGCAGAAATTCTTCACCTCGATGCAGGGTGTAGCGACCTCGGCGACCGACGACACTTCCCGTCAGTCGGTGCTGACCGGTGCACAGGCGCTGACCAGCCGCTTCAATGCCCTGGCCAAACAGCTGAACGATCAGAACACCACGATCAACGGCAACCTGGCGGACATGGCTGCCCAGGTGAACAAACTGGCCACCTCGATTGCCAACCTGAACCAGAAAATCGGTGAGGTCTCCACCAGCGGCGGCCAGCCGAACGACCTGCTCGACAGCCGTAACGAAGCCGTGCGCCAGCTCTCCGAGTTGACCGGTGCACAAGTCGTCGAACGCGGCACCAGCTTCGACGTCTACGTCGGCAGCGGTCAGCCGCTGGTCGTCGGCAACACCACCAACACCCTGAGCACCGTGCCGAGCAAGGATGACCCGTCGCGCATGGCCATTCAGATGGATCGTGGCTCGAGCACCATCGACATCACTTCGGTGATGAATGGCGGTGAAATCGGCGGTCTGCTGACCTATCGCAATGAAGTGCTCAACCCTTCGCTCAACGAACTGGGTCGTGTCGCGCTGGTCATTGCCGACCAGATGAACCGCCAGCAAGCCCAGGGCATCGACAAGAACGGTGACTTCGGCGCGCCGATCTTCAACGACATCAACAGTGCCGCGCTGATCAGCCAGCGCAGCATTGCCTCGGCAGGCAACAGCGCGGGTTCGGGCAACCTGAACGTCACCATCAAGGACACCGGCAAGCTGACCACCAGCGATTACCAGGTCACCTTCACCAGCGCCACCGACTATTCGGTCAAGCGCTCCGATGGCACCGACATGGGTTCGTTCAGCACCACCACCACGCCACCGCCAGTGATCGACGGTTTCACCCTGGCCCTCAATGGCGGTGCGCTGAGCGCCGGTGACACCTTCAAGGTGACGCCGACCCGCAACGCAGGATCCACGATTCAGACCGTGCTCACCGATCCGAAGAAAATCGCGGCGGCAGCACCGTTGACTGGCGTGGCCAGTGCCAACAATTCCGGCACCTACACTCAGCCGACGCTGGTCGACACTCTCGACATCACCAACCCGGCCTCCCAGGCCGAGTTGCAGAATGCGCTCAAGTATTCGACGCCGGTCAAACTGGTCATGGGTGCGGTCACCAGCGGCAGCCAGTCGTACAACATGGTCGATGCCAAGGGTTTCACCATCGGTACCGGCACCATCGTGCCGGGGCAGGCCAACACCCTGAACCTGAAAATCGGCATGGTCGACTCCACCGGGGCTCCGGTGATGGATACCTCGGTCACGCCGAACGTGCAGAAAACCTTCACCGTTCAGACCACCGTGGGCGCGACACCGAAACCAGGCGAAACCTTCACGATCAACCTAACCGGCGCCGCTTCTTCGGACAACCGCAACGCGCAGGCGCTGGTCGGCCTGCAGACCAAACAGACCGTGGATACCGGCACGGCAAGCAAGGGCATCAGCCTGACCGACGCCTACAACAAACTGGTGACCAACGTTGGTACCAAGGCCGCTCAGAGCAAATCCGACAGTGCAGCCACCACAGTAATTCTGGATCAGGCACAAGGCGCGCGCGATTCGCTGTCCCAGGTCAACCTGGACGAAGAAACCGGCAACCTGGTCAAGTATCAGCAGTACTACACCGCCTCTTCGCAAATCATCAAGGCTGCGCAGGAAACCTTCGCAACGCTGATCAACAGTCTTTAA
- a CDS encoding flagellar hook-associated protein 3 has translation MRISTAQYYATQAAQYQRNYSKTVATANEASSLQRINTAADDPIGAGRLLKLGQQASMLEQYQGNIDTTKNSLTVQESTLNSITTALQRAKEIGLAANNGIATDDNRKAYAAELSQIQQQVLGLMNSKDANGNYMFSGSKTDTAPYSQNVDGTYTYNGDQTQINLGIGDGMSVTTNTTGWDAFQQTINTARTQTSMTAPLVDDGRVVLTNGIVGTAATYNAKFAAGQPYTVDFLSSTQLKITDALGNDVTSEASQNGLISNSNGTNQTVSFRGVDLKLNINLKPGDTNPDAVIAGHSFQLSVTPDSFTTARSPGNPSTAVITGSSVTNQGAYDATFPSGGGAILKFTSATDFDLYAAPVTADSKPISSGTMVGANATAAGVTFAIGGTPGAGDQFSIQSNNHQTQNVLDTLGQMVAALNLPVDADPVTKQKFQGAMESALGNLDSASTQIGAAVTSIGARGQSLDDQDTTNQSLIQANTTTQGSIRDSDPAEVMTRLTLQQTMLQASQLAFSKISQLGLFNKI, from the coding sequence ATGCGCATTTCCACCGCCCAGTATTACGCGACACAAGCTGCCCAATATCAGCGTAACTACAGCAAGACTGTCGCTACCGCCAACGAGGCGAGCAGCCTGCAGCGCATCAACACCGCCGCCGACGATCCGATCGGCGCCGGGCGCCTGCTCAAGCTGGGGCAGCAGGCCTCGATGCTGGAGCAGTATCAGGGCAACATCGATACCACCAAGAACTCGCTGACCGTGCAGGAGTCGACGCTGAACTCCATCACCACCGCTTTGCAGCGCGCGAAGGAGATCGGTCTGGCGGCCAACAACGGCATCGCCACCGACGATAACCGCAAGGCTTATGCGGCAGAGCTGAGCCAGATCCAGCAACAAGTGCTGGGCCTGATGAACTCCAAGGATGCCAACGGCAACTACATGTTCTCCGGTTCCAAGACCGACACGGCGCCGTACTCGCAAAACGTCGATGGCACCTACACCTACAACGGCGACCAGACCCAGATCAACCTGGGCATTGGCGACGGCATGTCGGTGACCACCAACACTACCGGTTGGGACGCGTTCCAGCAGACCATCAATACTGCCCGCACCCAGACCAGCATGACCGCTCCGTTGGTCGACGATGGTCGCGTGGTACTGACCAACGGTATCGTTGGCACCGCTGCGACGTACAACGCCAAGTTCGCGGCCGGCCAACCGTACACCGTGGACTTTCTCAGCAGCACTCAGCTGAAGATCACCGATGCCCTGGGCAACGACGTGACGTCCGAGGCTAGCCAGAACGGGCTGATCAGCAACAGCAACGGCACGAACCAGACGGTCAGCTTCCGTGGCGTCGACCTGAAGTTGAACATCAACCTCAAGCCTGGTGACACCAACCCGGACGCGGTCATCGCCGGTCACAGCTTTCAGCTGTCCGTCACTCCGGACTCGTTCACCACGGCGCGCAGCCCCGGCAACCCGTCCACCGCGGTCATCACCGGCTCCAGCGTGACCAACCAGGGCGCCTACGACGCCACGTTCCCGTCGGGCGGCGGTGCGATCCTGAAGTTCACCAGCGCCACTGACTTCGATCTGTACGCGGCGCCGGTCACCGCTGACAGCAAGCCGATTTCGTCGGGCACCATGGTTGGTGCAAACGCCACGGCGGCGGGCGTGACCTTCGCCATCGGCGGTACGCCGGGCGCGGGCGATCAGTTCTCGATCCAGTCCAACAACCACCAGACCCAGAACGTGCTCGACACCCTGGGCCAGATGGTCGCGGCGCTGAACCTGCCGGTCGATGCCGACCCGGTCACCAAGCAGAAATTCCAGGGTGCCATGGAATCGGCCCTGGGTAACCTCGACAGCGCCTCCACGCAGATCGGCGCGGCCGTCACTTCGATCGGTGCTCGCGGTCAGTCGCTGGATGATCAGGACACCACCAACCAGAGTCTGATCCAGGCGAACACCACGACCCAGGGTTCGATCCGTGATTCGGATCCGGCCGAGGTGATGACCCGCCTGACCTTGCAGCAGACCATGCTGCAGGCCTCGCAACTGGCATTCAGCAAAATCAGCCAGTTGGGCCTGTTCAACAAGATCTGA
- a CDS encoding glycosyltransferase: MNSLPLVSLVIPAFNPRFFERALNSAVSQTYGNLEIIVCDDSRGDEIEQTVASIIERTGVAVRYVRNVQTLGMVGNFHACLEQAQGEFIKFLCDDDQLFITCIESQAQTLIDQTDVNLVLAQRLFWDADDLPLPSRLENTPLSPVSGLFKGEDLLAIFENFPVNILGGFSNALFRRADVLELLPALTQPGHCFVASLDFALYVCLLRRANLVVSNHILSVERLYPERLSAQQAMRDATMVERQWLTQMLKARSGESAPAPGWVRYLPVTKAGESPRVWEELPLSRTLGTKQTTQDWHVGIASVSFAQLYAQWLACRSLTEGQRELLPETMANWPRIPKIVPVIIDEQGSVSALELTLQSLAAQEYVPELTLVLSASCTEAQLDERVVRMPLQDDWRQQLNELLPQLDGADWFYLLRAGDRLVVPALLVMAERIALSRTLMCLYSDEGGLSEGESTEPVFKPDFNLDLMRSYPYVGRALAFERERFLALGGFDSVFGELAPHDVLLRMVENDGLQAVGHISEILLESAFDLAKWLSEPQLADNNAQLLEAHLHRLGISHDIRRGSSALLNRVDYRHASQPLVSIVIVSKDQTAAVQRCVESLLEKTAYGEYELLLVDNGSETAEAKAWFDGMSQLGSERIRVLDCPLQDNVAAVRNVTVSQARGEYVLLLNPYSVITHGDWLTEMLNHAQRPEVGVVGAKIFNPDGRVLHAGLILGLQGPAGVPFYGESMHATGYMYRLLVTQDLSAVGSDCLMVRKSVFEAVGGLDEEHLAQSLHEVDLCLRVGQEGYLVVWTPFAQLALGAQPVVAANDAEVALHAQEQEVFYKRWLPIVARDPAYNANLSLNGIVGSSFRLDPGLRTGWSPFSQPQLPKILALPVNASAIGHYRVTQPLIELEAAGRALGRIHYNLPSIIEVERQSPDVIILQGRYSEGPINEIPSLQKYSNARRIYELDDYVIHVPHRNAHIRNMPGKDEMEALVRRAIGMCDRVVVSTAPLGNALSSMHNDIRVVPNMLAKHLWSDLRSQRRTSKKPRVGWGGGTSHHGDLAVIADVVRELANEVDWVFFGMCPDDLRPYMHEFHGVIGLDVYPAKLASLNLDLALAPLEFHIFNDCKSNLRLLEYGACGYPVICTDTEAYRGYLPCTRIKTNTTDEWLQAIRMHLADPDASYRMGDELREVVLRDYVLRGDNLRYWEAGWLAD, encoded by the coding sequence GTGAATTCACTCCCCCTTGTCAGTCTTGTTATCCCTGCCTTCAATCCACGTTTTTTCGAACGGGCCTTGAACAGTGCCGTGAGTCAGACTTACGGCAATCTTGAGATCATTGTCTGTGACGACAGTCGTGGCGACGAGATCGAGCAAACTGTTGCGTCGATCATCGAGCGTACCGGGGTTGCGGTGCGCTACGTGCGCAATGTCCAAACGCTGGGGATGGTCGGCAACTTCCATGCGTGCCTGGAACAGGCGCAGGGTGAATTCATCAAGTTCCTGTGCGACGACGATCAGTTGTTTATCACCTGCATCGAAAGTCAGGCACAAACGCTCATCGATCAGACAGATGTCAATCTGGTATTGGCTCAGCGCCTGTTTTGGGACGCTGACGACCTGCCGCTGCCGTCGCGACTGGAAAATACTCCGCTGTCTCCGGTGTCCGGTCTGTTCAAGGGCGAAGACCTGCTGGCCATTTTCGAAAACTTCCCGGTCAATATTCTTGGCGGCTTCAGTAATGCCCTGTTCCGCCGGGCCGATGTGCTGGAACTGCTTCCGGCCCTGACACAACCGGGCCATTGTTTTGTCGCTTCCCTGGATTTTGCGTTGTATGTGTGCCTGCTGCGCCGCGCAAACCTTGTGGTGTCCAATCACATTCTGAGTGTCGAGCGCCTGTACCCCGAGCGTTTGAGCGCTCAGCAAGCGATGCGCGATGCGACCATGGTCGAGCGGCAATGGTTGACGCAGATGCTCAAGGCTCGCAGTGGCGAGTCGGCGCCTGCGCCGGGTTGGGTGCGCTATCTGCCGGTCACCAAGGCGGGTGAATCGCCTCGGGTCTGGGAAGAGTTGCCGCTGAGCCGGACGCTGGGCACCAAGCAGACCACTCAGGATTGGCATGTCGGTATTGCCAGCGTCAGCTTTGCCCAGCTGTACGCGCAATGGCTGGCGTGCCGCAGCCTGACCGAAGGTCAGCGTGAATTGCTCCCGGAGACCATGGCCAACTGGCCGCGCATTCCGAAGATCGTGCCGGTCATCATCGACGAACAGGGCAGCGTTTCCGCCCTGGAACTGACCCTGCAATCGCTCGCCGCCCAAGAGTACGTGCCTGAGCTGACACTCGTATTGTCGGCATCCTGCACCGAAGCGCAGTTGGATGAGCGGGTCGTGCGCATGCCGCTGCAGGATGACTGGCGCCAGCAGCTCAATGAACTGCTGCCGCAACTGGACGGCGCTGACTGGTTCTATCTGCTGCGTGCCGGTGATCGACTGGTCGTGCCGGCGTTGTTGGTGATGGCTGAGCGCATTGCGCTTTCGCGCACGCTGATGTGTCTGTACAGCGATGAAGGCGGGTTGAGCGAGGGTGAATCCACAGAGCCCGTGTTCAAGCCGGATTTCAACCTGGACCTGATGCGCAGCTATCCGTACGTGGGCAGGGCGCTGGCATTCGAGCGTGAACGCTTCCTGGCACTGGGTGGTTTTGACTCCGTGTTCGGCGAGTTGGCCCCGCACGACGTCTTGCTGCGTATGGTCGAGAACGACGGCTTGCAGGCAGTCGGTCACATCTCCGAGATTCTGCTGGAGTCGGCATTCGATCTGGCCAAGTGGTTGTCGGAGCCGCAACTGGCAGACAACAACGCGCAATTGCTTGAGGCGCATCTGCACCGTCTGGGCATCTCGCATGACATTCGCCGGGGCAGTTCGGCGTTGCTCAACCGTGTGGACTATCGCCACGCGAGCCAGCCACTGGTGTCGATCGTCATCGTCAGCAAGGATCAGACGGCCGCCGTACAGCGTTGCGTCGAGAGCCTGCTGGAGAAAACCGCCTACGGCGAATATGAGTTGTTGCTGGTCGACAATGGCAGCGAGACCGCCGAGGCGAAAGCCTGGTTTGACGGCATGTCGCAATTGGGCAGCGAGCGGATTCGCGTGCTCGACTGCCCGCTGCAGGACAATGTGGCGGCAGTGCGCAATGTCACGGTCAGCCAGGCTCGCGGCGAGTATGTACTGCTGCTCAACCCGTACAGTGTGATCACCCACGGTGACTGGCTGACGGAAATGCTCAATCATGCACAACGCCCGGAAGTTGGCGTGGTGGGCGCCAAGATCTTCAACCCGGATGGTCGGGTATTGCATGCCGGTCTGATTCTCGGCCTGCAGGGACCAGCGGGCGTACCGTTCTACGGCGAGTCGATGCATGCGACGGGTTACATGTACCGGCTGCTGGTCACACAGGATCTGAGCGCTGTCGGCAGCGATTGCCTGATGGTGCGCAAGTCGGTTTTCGAAGCGGTCGGCGGGCTGGATGAGGAGCATCTGGCGCAATCGCTGCACGAGGTCGACCTGTGCTTGCGCGTTGGTCAGGAAGGCTATCTGGTGGTCTGGACGCCATTTGCCCAACTGGCGCTCGGCGCACAGCCGGTCGTAGCGGCGAACGACGCTGAAGTGGCGTTGCACGCCCAGGAGCAGGAAGTCTTCTACAAGCGCTGGCTGCCGATTGTGGCGCGCGATCCGGCGTATAACGCCAACCTGTCGTTGAACGGGATTGTCGGGTCGAGCTTTCGTCTCGATCCGGGACTGCGTACTGGCTGGAGTCCGTTTTCGCAGCCGCAATTGCCGAAAATTCTCGCGCTGCCAGTCAACGCATCGGCCATCGGTCACTACCGCGTGACGCAACCGCTGATCGAGCTGGAAGCGGCGGGGCGGGCGCTGGGGCGCATTCATTACAACCTGCCGAGCATCATCGAGGTCGAGCGTCAGTCGCCGGACGTGATCATTTTGCAGGGACGATATTCCGAAGGCCCGATCAACGAGATTCCGAGCCTGCAAAAGTATTCCAACGCCCGCAGGATCTACGAACTCGACGACTACGTGATCCATGTTCCTCATCGCAATGCCCACATTCGCAACATGCCGGGCAAGGACGAAATGGAGGCGCTGGTGCGTCGTGCGATCGGCATGTGCGACCGGGTCGTGGTGTCCACGGCGCCGCTGGGTAATGCGCTGTCGAGCATGCACAACGATATTCGCGTTGTTCCGAACATGTTGGCCAAACACCTGTGGTCAGACCTGCGCAGCCAGCGCCGCACGTCGAAAAAACCGCGGGTCGGCTGGGGTGGCGGCACCAGTCACCACGGTGACCTTGCTGTCATCGCCGACGTGGTTCGCGAATTGGCGAATGAGGTCGACTGGGTGTTCTTCGGCATGTGCCCGGACGATTTGCGTCCGTACATGCATGAGTTCCATGGTGTGATCGGCCTGGACGTGTACCCGGCGAAACTGGCCAGCCTCAACCTCGACCTGGCCCTGGCACCGCTGGAGTTCCACATCTTCAACGACTGCAAGAGCAACCTGCGTCTGTTGGAATATGGCGCCTGCGGCTACCCGGTGATCTGCACCGACACCGAGGCCTATCGCGGCTACCTGCCTTGCACGCGGATCAAGACCAACACCACGGATGAGTGGTTGCAAGCGATCCGCATGCACCTGGCCGACCCGGACGCCAGCTATCGCATGGGTGATGAGTTGCGTGAAGTCGTACTGCGCGACTACGTGCTGCGTGGTGACAACCTGCGGTACTGGGAAGCGGGCTGGCTGGCGGACTGA
- a CDS encoding calcium-binding protein: MAVVNGTSDADVLLGTDGDDQLYGLESDDVLLASAGNDLLDGGEGFDTVNYYALSSGVNVEFSSASATVTAADGKVDTLVGVEKVFGTFQNDTFTSNVAGVTLEGSVGDDVYIVGSEGVTIIEENYLGYDELRTSLNTIKMDPFIEKLTFTGTGDFKGYGNASDNEIIGGAGNDWLWGGAGADHFVGGEGFDTVSYSDSLEGVRVLDFENFDALTIAYGDSFTGIEAIQGSNFDDVVYLLDNAMIVDGADGYDTVSYRHSWDGVNIGIGQQAGPDVTLLNVEKVIGTPFADHFTANVGGLTLEGGAGDDVYTINSEGVTIIEQNFRGGIDQLNTSLSSMHMAAFIENMTYTGTADFTGYGNDEDNRIISGAGNDVLSGGAGGDRFEGGAGIDIVSYDDSNEGLSASLGWGPQSGIALYDTYVDIEGLRGSRFDDFLRGDSGDNVLEGGSGSDQIVGGDGNDYLYGGLKSGLDTNVAQADLLSGGSGDDVIVSAVNDLGTLAHGDEGDDTVTVNRGSAYGDEGNDVLTGTGSNYMLFGDSGHDVLVLNLAGQSGTGGFAFGGTGDDTYFVNTTGLVTIQDEGWDLNDTLILNTVANLSQLNVTRIGDDAYLHGANDGSVGIPDSGVKLQGWYAESAVYAGYNKIEHLQTADGQIYDLPATIDGFAMFG; this comes from the coding sequence ATGGCAGTAGTGAATGGAACGAGTGATGCGGATGTCCTGTTGGGCACCGACGGTGATGACCAACTCTATGGACTGGAGTCGGATGATGTGTTGCTGGCAAGCGCCGGCAATGATCTGCTGGATGGCGGGGAAGGGTTTGATACGGTGAATTATTACGCCTTGTCCTCGGGCGTGAACGTCGAGTTCAGCAGTGCTTCGGCGACTGTCACTGCCGCTGACGGCAAGGTCGATACGCTGGTCGGCGTGGAGAAGGTCTTCGGCACTTTTCAAAATGACACCTTCACCAGCAATGTGGCCGGCGTGACGCTGGAAGGCAGTGTCGGTGACGATGTGTATATCGTCGGCAGCGAGGGTGTGACGATCATCGAGGAAAACTATCTCGGCTACGACGAGCTGCGCACCAGTCTCAACACCATCAAGATGGACCCGTTCATCGAGAAGCTGACCTTTACCGGCACGGGCGACTTCAAGGGTTACGGCAATGCCAGCGACAACGAGATCATCGGTGGCGCCGGCAACGACTGGCTGTGGGGCGGCGCCGGCGCTGATCACTTCGTGGGTGGCGAAGGCTTCGATACCGTCAGCTATTCCGACAGCCTCGAAGGTGTGAGAGTCCTGGACTTCGAGAACTTCGACGCATTGACCATCGCCTATGGCGACTCCTTCACCGGCATCGAGGCGATTCAGGGATCGAATTTCGATGACGTGGTGTATCTGCTCGATAACGCCATGATCGTGGATGGCGCCGATGGCTACGACACCGTGAGCTACCGTCACTCCTGGGATGGCGTCAATATCGGCATCGGTCAGCAGGCAGGTCCGGATGTCACGTTGCTGAACGTGGAGAAAGTCATCGGTACGCCGTTCGCTGACCACTTCACCGCCAACGTCGGCGGCCTGACCCTGGAGGGCGGTGCGGGTGATGATGTGTACACGATCAACAGCGAGGGTGTGACCATCATCGAGCAGAATTTCCGCGGTGGCATCGATCAGCTGAACACCAGCCTGTCGTCGATGCACATGGCTGCGTTCATCGAGAACATGACCTACACCGGCACGGCGGACTTCACCGGATACGGTAACGACGAAGACAACAGAATCATCTCCGGTGCCGGCAATGACGTCCTGTCGGGTGGCGCGGGCGGTGATCGCTTTGAGGGCGGGGCCGGTATCGACATCGTCAGCTACGACGACAGCAACGAAGGGTTGAGTGCCTCGCTGGGCTGGGGGCCGCAAAGCGGTATCGCGCTCTACGATACCTACGTCGATATTGAAGGGCTGCGCGGTAGCCGGTTCGATGACTTCCTGCGAGGCGACTCGGGTGACAACGTCCTCGAAGGCGGGTCTGGTAGTGATCAGATTGTGGGTGGCGATGGCAATGACTATCTCTATGGCGGACTGAAATCCGGTCTCGACACAAATGTCGCGCAGGCCGACTTGCTGTCTGGCGGTTCGGGCGATGACGTCATCGTCAGTGCCGTGAATGACCTGGGTACATTGGCCCATGGAGACGAGGGCGATGACACCGTCACGGTCAACCGCGGCAGTGCCTACGGTGATGAAGGCAATGACGTGCTGACCGGGACCGGCAGCAACTACATGCTGTTCGGTGACAGCGGTCATGACGTGCTGGTTCTCAACCTGGCGGGCCAGTCCGGCACTGGCGGCTTCGCGTTCGGCGGTACGGGTGATGACACCTATTTCGTGAACACCACCGGGCTGGTAACGATTCAGGACGAAGGCTGGGACCTCAATGACACGCTGATCCTGAATACTGTCGCCAATCTCAGCCAGCTGAACGTCACTCGCATCGGTGATGACGCCTATCTGCATGGCGCCAACGACGGCAGCGTCGGGATTCCCGACAGCGGCGTGAAGCTGCAGGGCTGGTACGCCGAGTCTGCCGTGTATGCCGGGTACAACAAAATCGAGCATCTGCAGACCGCTGACGGCCAGATCTACGACCTGCCGGCCACGATCGATGGATTCGCGATGTTTGGCTGA